One genomic region from Leptospira tipperaryensis encodes:
- a CDS encoding DUF1554 domain-containing protein: protein MQLDASKGLGTVLQVVATEVVNTPVSNQQNSTATSGGTGTSTFNFGGNVSGLVSGSLTLTNGSSNVTILPTSPGITGGAGTYQFSTSLSSGGTYNVSITGFPTNLSCNIYNNTGTASANVTNIDVYCFSVVITSSLTVVEGTTNASTNFTLNLSHPPSPTPSSTVSISYPNFPANLSVNSALPTTLGTTAVNRIISGTNETGTPDFADESEVITARVSQSIGSATNVSTTSSVTINDNDKRIYMVNAGNGGTGNLGGKAGADTLCSSNKPGGVSGTVIALLGTSTRKPLPTPTSDWPLKPLYTYYRTDNTTIIASSNSASILPFSWTNKVSSNAGVTAAFACPMGSNACGYVTGFDNTWALLSSQNCSNWTSTSSSVDGMTGWAGSITSAAIAYFASTCDALGSSANVICVEQ, encoded by the coding sequence ATGCAACTGGATGCCTCGAAAGGTTTAGGAACCGTCCTACAAGTTGTCGCAACGGAAGTGGTAAATACTCCCGTAAGCAATCAGCAAAATTCGACCGCAACTTCCGGAGGAACCGGTACTTCGACATTTAATTTCGGAGGAAACGTTTCCGGTCTCGTCAGTGGAAGTCTTACGTTAACAAACGGAAGCAGTAACGTTACCATTCTTCCTACGTCGCCGGGAATCACCGGTGGAGCGGGGACCTATCAATTCTCTACTTCGCTCAGTAGCGGAGGGACTTATAACGTTTCTATCACCGGATTTCCGACCAATCTTTCCTGCAATATATACAATAATACCGGTACGGCTTCGGCGAACGTAACTAACATCGATGTCTATTGTTTCTCGGTCGTTATTACTTCAAGTCTTACCGTTGTCGAAGGTACGACCAATGCCTCCACCAATTTTACCCTGAATCTCTCTCACCCGCCGAGCCCGACTCCATCGAGTACTGTTAGCATTTCTTATCCGAATTTTCCGGCAAATCTCAGCGTCAATTCCGCTCTTCCTACTACCCTAGGAACTACCGCCGTAAATCGTATCATTAGCGGAACGAATGAAACAGGGACCCCGGATTTTGCAGACGAAAGCGAAGTCATTACAGCAAGAGTCTCTCAGTCAATTGGAAGTGCGACTAACGTGTCTACGACTTCAAGCGTAACTATCAACGATAATGATAAAAGAATTTATATGGTGAACGCCGGAAACGGTGGGACTGGGAACTTAGGAGGAAAGGCCGGCGCAGATACCCTTTGTTCTTCCAATAAACCGGGCGGAGTTTCCGGGACGGTTATCGCGTTGTTGGGAACCTCTACGAGAAAACCGCTTCCAACACCTACCAGCGACTGGCCTCTCAAACCTCTTTACACTTACTATAGAACTGACAATACTACAATCATAGCTTCGTCTAACAGCGCTTCCATTCTTCCATTTTCATGGACGAATAAGGTAAGTTCCAACGCGGGAGTTACGGCTGCGTTTGCTTGTCCAATGGGAAGCAACGCCTGCGGTTATGTAACGGGATTCGATAATACTTGGGCTCTTCTCTCGAGCCAGAACTGTTCCAACTGGACGAGCACCAGCAGTTCCGTGGATGGAATGACTGGTTGGGCGGGAAGCATCACCTCCGCAGCGATCGCCTATTTTGCTTCCACCTGCGATGCTTTAGGTTCCTCAGCGAACGTGATTTGTGTTGAGCAATAG
- a CDS encoding inorganic diphosphatase has translation MVHPWHDISPGEEIPEFVNGIIEIKRGSRAKYEVDKEYGILKLDRVLYSSFYYPANYGFIPQSYCGDHDPLDILVLSQVELEPLCLVKSKVIGVMRMLDSGEEDDKIIAVAANDMSVNHINDISELPPHFTLELKHFFEDYKKLENKTVVIEDFQNAKLARQIVLDSLEFYKKNFPKK, from the coding sequence ATGGTACACCCTTGGCATGATATTTCTCCGGGAGAAGAGATTCCGGAATTTGTGAACGGAATTATTGAAATCAAACGCGGCAGCAGAGCGAAGTATGAAGTAGATAAGGAATACGGGATTCTAAAATTAGATCGGGTTTTGTATTCTTCTTTTTATTATCCTGCGAATTACGGATTTATTCCCCAATCGTATTGTGGAGATCACGACCCTTTGGACATTCTGGTCCTTTCTCAAGTGGAGCTCGAACCGCTTTGTCTGGTAAAATCGAAAGTAATCGGAGTGATGAGAATGTTGGATTCCGGCGAGGAAGACGATAAAATCATCGCGGTCGCCGCCAACGATATGTCCGTAAATCACATCAATGATATCTCGGAACTTCCTCCGCATTTCACTCTGGAGTTAAAACATTTCTTTGAAGATTATAAGAAACTAGAAAATAAAACCGTGGTCATCGAAGATTTTCAAAACGCAAAACTTGCTAGACAAATCGTTTTAGATTCTTTAGAATTTTATAAGAAGAATTTTCCTAAGAAGTAA
- a CDS encoding lysophospholipid acyltransferase family protein, with amino-acid sequence MIRYIPSFLFVYLFQLPFRILPYRLCLFFGKCLVILLYPLARKHRRIAYENISYAFPEYTEAQKKELVWKSILHIGNLVAGTLYAPRLNQKWMDKYLVYDKESLEIERKTNEEGIGVVLISGHFGTWEILVQFMGIRMKGAGIYKKVRNPYVDRLIYKLRTKNGIKLVSTDESSQVAKLIKQGYWMGFGSDQNAGKVGIFVNFFNRPASTYQGPALMAYLTGAKMLLYSVLCGEKGKVIVRIKDLGFVDKKAFDDRETAIRHYTEVWTKALEEEVKLFPEQYFWVHRRWRTKPGDFPGQV; translated from the coding sequence TTGATTCGTTACATTCCGTCATTCCTCTTTGTTTATCTATTCCAACTTCCCTTTCGCATTTTACCGTATCGTCTTTGTTTATTCTTCGGAAAATGTTTGGTCATTCTTCTTTATCCCTTAGCCAGAAAGCACAGAAGAATCGCTTATGAAAATATTTCTTATGCATTTCCTGAGTATACCGAAGCCCAGAAAAAAGAACTCGTATGGAAGAGCATTCTCCATATTGGAAACTTAGTCGCGGGAACTCTTTATGCTCCAAGACTCAATCAGAAATGGATGGATAAGTATCTCGTCTATGATAAAGAATCTTTAGAGATCGAAAGAAAGACAAACGAAGAAGGAATCGGAGTCGTTCTTATCTCCGGGCATTTTGGAACCTGGGAAATTCTAGTTCAGTTTATGGGAATTCGAATGAAAGGCGCAGGGATTTATAAGAAAGTAAGAAATCCTTATGTTGATAGATTGATTTATAAACTTAGAACGAAGAATGGAATCAAACTTGTATCTACGGATGAATCCAGCCAAGTAGCAAAGTTGATCAAACAAGGTTATTGGATGGGATTCGGTTCCGATCAGAATGCGGGAAAGGTCGGGATTTTTGTAAATTTCTTCAATCGTCCGGCTTCCACTTATCAAGGCCCTGCGTTGATGGCATATCTGACAGGTGCGAAGATGTTGCTCTATTCAGTTCTTTGCGGAGAAAAGGGCAAAGTTATCGTTCGAATCAAAGACTTGGGATTTGTGGATAAAAAAGCTTTCGACGATCGTGAAACTGCAATCCGCCATTATACCGAAGTTTGGACAAAAGCCTTAGAGGAAGAAGTGAAACTGTTTCCGGAACAGTATTTTTGGGTTCATAGGCGCTGGAGAACCAAGCCGGGAGATTTTCCCGGCCAAGTTTGA